Proteins encoded within one genomic window of Microcebus murinus isolate Inina chromosome 8, M.murinus_Inina_mat1.0, whole genome shotgun sequence:
- the VMA22 gene encoding vacuolar ATPase assembly protein VMA22 yields MAVPDLRAELDSLLLHLFQDLEELESKRAVLNARVEEGWLSLAKARYAMGAKSVGPLQYASRMEPKVCVHVSEAQDGLQKFRVVRAGAQTPEEVGPREAGLRRRKGPTRPPEPSEAPQDPLNWFGILVPHSLRQAQASFWDGLQLAADIASLQNRIDWGRSQLQGLQEKLKLEPGAA; encoded by the exons ATGGCTGTGCCGGACCTGCGAGCGGAGCTGGACTCCCTGCTTCTGCACCTGTTCCAGGACCTGGAAGAGCTGGAGTCGAAGCGGGCCGTGTTGAACGCCCGGGTGGAGGAG GGGTGGCTATCGCTCGCCAAGGCTCGCTACGCCATGGGCGCCAAGTCGGTAGGGCCCCTGCAGTATGCCTCCCGCATGGAGCCCAAGGTCTGCGTCCACGTCAG TGAGGCCCAGGATGGACTCCAGAAATTCAGGGTGGTGAGAGCTGGCGCCCAGACCCCAGAGGAGGTGGGGCCCCGCGAGGCAG gtTTGCGGAGGCGCAAGGGCCCCACTAGGCCACCAGAGCCCTCCGAAGCCCCCCAGGACCCCCTGAACTGGTTCGGAATCCTGGTTCCTCACAGTCTACGGCAGGCCCAAGCCAGCTTCTGGGATG GCCTGCAGCTGGCTGCAGACATAGCCAGCCTTCAGAACCGCATTGACTGGGGTCGAAGCCAGCTCCAGGGACTCCAGGAGAAACTCAAGTTGGAGCCCGGGGCTGCCTGA